From the Brachybacterium sillae genome, the window GAAACCATGGTCGAGCCGTACCTGGTGAGGGAGGGGCTGCTGGCGCGCAGTCCCCGCGGCCGTCTCGCGACACCAGCCGCCTGGGAGCACCTGGGGCTCACCGCACCGCGCGGTGACACGACGACACAGCCACCGCTCGGACGGTTCTGAGGCGCGGGCCGCTCGGCGTCTCCCTCATCCCGGAGGTCCGGCCGGTAGAGTGGGGCGGTCATCGGCGGCCCGAGGTGGTCGCCGCACGCCCTCGGAAGGACACCGGTGGACCTCCTCCCTCTGATCCTGCTGTTCCTCGTCTTCATGCTGCCCATGCTGTGGCTGTCCAGCCGGCAGCGGAAGGTGCAGCGCGAGCAGCTGGCCATGCTCGCCGCCCTCGAGGTCGGCGATGAGGTCCGCACGCACAGCGGCTTCTACGGCCTGGTCACTGAGCTCTACGACGACGTCGTGATCCTCGAGACCGAGTCCGGTGCCCAGACGAAGTGGGCCCGTCAGGCCATCGCCTTCAAGGTCGACCCCACCACGGCCACCGGCACCCTCGCCGGGGACCAGCCGGAGCCCGTCGGTGACGCCTCCGTCCCGCAGACCTCCGTGGACCGTCGGGGCGACGACCTGCAGGCCGATCGCCCGCTGGACGATCCGCGCGATCCGCGCGCCGAGCGCTGAGGCGGCCGGGAGGGACGCAGCTCATGCCCGCACGACGCATCGCCCTGGCGGCGCTCGCGGTACTCCTGCTCGCGCTCGGCGTGGGCATCGGCGCCGGCACCAGATGGGGAGGGTGGTCTCCCGCGCCCGCTCTCGCCCTGGATCTCGAGGGCGGCACCCAGGTCATCCTCCACGCCTCCTCGCTGGACGGTCGGCCCGTGGGGCGTGACGCCATGGACCAGGCGCGCCAGATCATGGCCCAGCGCATCAACGCGATGGGTGTGGCCGAGACCGAGATCAGCGTCCAGGGCGGCGACAACATCGTCGTCAGCGTCCCCGGCCAGATGGACCAGCAGACCAGCGCTGCTCTGCGGCAGACCGCCGCCATGAGCTTCCGGCCGGTGCTGGCGCAGATGGCTCCCGAGGGCAGCAGTGATGCCGGGGGAGCGCCCTCCGACAGCGCCCCCGACCCCTCCCAGCAGCAGTTCTCCGGCCCTGTCGCACCGAACCCCCAGGCGGATCCGGCTGCTCCCGCCGCATCCGACGGCGGTGGGGGGTCCGGCGGTCTGCCCTACCCGGCGTGGTCGGATCAGTGGATCACCCCCGAGGTGGAACGGCAGGCTCTGGCCGCGGACTGCACCGATCCCCGCTCCGTGCAGGAGGCCGCCGCCGGCACTCCCGCAACGGAACCGATGGTGGTGTGCGACGCCGCGGGGACCGCGAAGTTCGTCCTCGGGCCGGAGGTCGTGGCGGGTTCGGAGATCCGCTCGGCCGACATCGGGGCCGAGTCCAGCCCCACCGGGCAGCCCACCGGCGCGTTCGCCGTGAACATGCGCTTCCAGGAGTCCGCCGCCCAGGATTTCGCGCAGATGACCTCCGCCCTCTACAACCAGCAGGGCGTGACCCAGTCCTTCGCGATCGTGCTGGACGACCAGGTCATCTCCGCACCGTTCGTGCAGGAGCCGTCCCCGGGTGGGGAGGCCTCCATCACCGGCAACTTCTCCCAGGAGACGGCGCAGACACTCGCGGACCAGATCAGCTTCGGTGCCCTGCCGCTGCAGTTCGAGGTGCAGTCCGAGCAGCAGATCTCCGCCACGCTCGGCACCGACCAGCTGGAGAAGGGTCTGCTGGCGGGGCTCATCGGTCTCGCCCTGGTGGTGGTGTACGCCCTCGTGCAGTACCGGGTCCTGGGCCTGGTCACCACCGCCAGCCTGATCGTCATGGCGGCCCTCGCCTACGGTGTGATCACCGTGATGTCGAACCTGCCGGAGTTCGGCTATCGCCTGTCGCTGGCCGGCGTCACCGGTCTGATCGTCTCGATCGCGTTCACCGCCGACTCCTTCATCGTGTACTTCGAGCGTGTGCGGGACGAGATCCGCGACGGGCGCGGCATCGTCAGCGCCGTCGACCGCGGGTGGGAACGAGCACGCCGGACCATCGTCGCCTCCGATGCGGTGAACCTCATCGCCGCCGGGGTGCTGTACGCCCTGTCCACCGGCGGCGTGCGGGGCTTCGCCTTCACCCTCGGGCTGGCCACCATCCTCGACCTGCTGGTGGTGGTCCTGTTCACCCACCCTCTGCTGCGCTCCCTGGTGGAGACGCGCTTCTTCGGCAAGGGTCACCCGTGGAGCGGACTCGATCCCGCCCAGTTGGACCGGGACGTCCCGGCGTACGCGGGCCGAGGGCGCGTGCGCACCCCGCAGGAGCGGGGTCGGCGCGGTCGGGCCGAGGTGCCGGCCGAATCGCTGGCCGCCCGGAAGGCCCGGCTCGCGGCCGAGCAGGGGGAGACCCGTCCGGATGACCCCACCGGCGGGGAGGAGGCCCGATGACCACGCGCATGGCCCGACTGGGCAACGACCTGCACGCCGGTCGGCGGAGCCTCCCGATCGTGCGCCGTCGCCGCCTGTGGTATCTGTTGTCGATCGTCGCGATCCTGCTGCTGGGCACCCTCGCGGTGCTGCGCGGGGCCAACCTCGGCATCGAGTTCACCGGCGGCTCCGAGTTCCAGGTGGCGGGCGTCGCCTCCCCTGATCAGGAGATCGCCCGGGAGATCGTGCGCGAGGAGGTGCCCGGCAGCGAGCCGAGCATCACCGTGCTCGGGGAGGACACGGTGCGGGTGCGCACCGAACAGCTCGACTCCGATCGCACCGCCCAGCTGGGAGCCCGCCTCGCCGAGGCGTACGACGTGCCGCCCGCCGGGGTCTCCAGTTCGTTCATCGGCCCGGTGTGGGGCGCCGATGTGACCGCCAAGATGCTCCGCGGTGTCGCCGTGTTCCTGGCGCTGGTGGCCGCGGTGATGGCGCTGTACTTCCGGGACCTTCGCGCCTCCCTGGCGGCGATGATCGCCCTGGTGCACGACATGCTCGTGACCGCCGCGGTGTACGGGGTGGTCGGCTTCGAGATCACCCCGGCCACCGTGATCGGGTTCCTCACCATCCTGGGGTACTCGCTCTACGACACCATCGTGGTGTTCGACAAGGTCCGCGAGAACCTCGAGGATCCGCAGCAGGCCCACGGCCGGGACATGGCCGGGGCGGTGGAGCTCGCCGCGAACCAGACCCTCATGCGGTCGGTGAACACCTCGGTGGTGGCGCTGCTGCCGGTCGGGTCGATCCTCGTGATCGGCGCGCTGCTGATGGGTGCCGGCACCCTGAAGGACATCTCCCTGGCCCTGTTCGTCGGCATCCTCGCCGGCACCTATTCGTCGATCTTCCTCGCCCCCGGGCTGCTGGTCGATCTGCGCCGACTGGGCGGGGCGCGCCGGCCCGCCACGCCCCCATCCCGCGGTGGATCCGTCGCCGCACCCACCGCCTGAGGGAGGACCTCATGACCGACCGTCCCGCCGCGCTCGACGAGACCCGCCTCGCCGAGCTGATGCGCACCCACATCGCGGAGTACCCCGACTTCCCGCAGCCCGGAGTGCTGTTCCGCGATATCACCCCGCTGTTGCGGGACGCCGATGCTCTGCACGCGATCATCCGCCACTGGGCGAGCCTGCTGCCCGCGGACGTCGAATACATCGTCGGCACAGAGGCCCGCGGTTTCGTGCTCGGGGCGCCGCTGGCGTACGAACTCGGCGCCGGTTTCGTGCCCGCCCGCAAGGCCGGCAAGCTCCCGGGGAACCCCCGCCGCCTGAGCTACGACCTGGAGTACGGCAGCGCCACCGTGGAGATGGCCGAGGGCGCCCTGCCCGCGGGTGCCCGCACCGTGGTGGTCGACGATCTCCTCGCCACCGGTGGCACCGCCGCAGCGACCATCGCCCTGGTGCGTGAGTTCGGCGCGGAGCTGCTGGGCGCCTCCTTCCTCATCGAACTGGAGGCCCTTGGCGGGCGCCGTCAGCTGCCCGAGGTCAACGTCACCGTCGTCTGGCCGATCCCCGACTGAGACCGGCTGGGCCGCCCCCGCACGTGCCCCGACCTCCGTCGTCGCCGTGGGCGTAGACTGGCGCCCCCGCGGAACGAGGGAGGCCCCCATGGACGATCGCAGCACCGCCCCCGGCGCCTCGGCCCCTGAGGAGGGAAGCACCGACAGCACCCCGGTGCTGCCGCCGTGGCGGCCCCGCCCCCGTCGCAGCCTGTTCGGATACCGCAACGCCCCGGCGGAGGACCGCATCCTCGCGCCGCTGCTGCAGGCGATCGCCAAGGTCTCCCCGAAGATGGACCTGGCGCTGGTGCGCCGCGCCTACGCCGTCGCATCACGCGCGCACCACGGCCAGATGCGCAAGAGTGGCGACCCCTACATCACCCACCCGGTGGCGGTGGCCACGATCCTTGCGGAGCTCGGCAGCCCGAAGGAGGTCATCGCCGCGGCGCTGCTGCACGACACCGTCGAGGACACCGACTACTCCCTCGACGCCCTGCGCGACGACTTCGGGGAGGAGATCGCGGTCCTCGTCGACGGCGTCACCAAACTCGACAAGGTCACCTACGGGGAGGCTGCCCAGGCCGAGACCGTCCGCAAGATGATCGTCGCGATGAGCCGCGACGTGCGGGTGCTCCTCATCAAACTCGCGGACCGGCTGCACAACGCCCGCACCTGGAAGTACGTGTCGAGTTCCTCCGCTGAGCGCAAGGCGAAGGAGACCCTGGAGATCTACGCGCCGCTGGCGCACCGCCTGGGCCTGAACACCATGAAGTGGGAGCTGGAGGACATCTCCTTCCAGGTGCTGTACCCGAAGGTGTACGAGGAGATCGTCTCCCTGGTGGCCGAACACGCCCCCGCCCGGGAGAGCTACCTGCGGTCGGTCTCCGGGCAGATCAACGCCGATCTGAGGGCCGCGCGGATCAGGGCCGAGGTGACCGGTCGCCCCAAGCACTACTACTCCATCTACCAGAAGATGATCGTGCGCGGCCGCGACTTCGCCGACATCTACGACCTGGTGGGGGTGCGGGTGCTGGTCGACACGGTCCGCGACTGCTACGCGGTGCTGGGCATCCTGCATTCCCGCTGGTCGCCAGTGCCGGGCCGGTTCAAGGACTACATCGCCCTGCCGAAGTTCAACCTCTACCAGTCGCTGCACACCACGGTGATCGGCCCCACCGGCAAACCGGTGGAGATCCAGATCCGCACGCACGAGATGCACCGTCGCGCCGAGTACGGCGTGGCCGCGCACTGGAAGTACAAGGCCAAGCCGGGGGAGGGGGAGATCTCCCAGAGCGCCACCGAGGAGGCCGCCTGGCTGCGGCAGCTGATGGAATGGCAGAAGGAGACCTCCGACTCCGGGGAGTTCCTGGAGTCCCTGCGCTTCGAGATTAGCAGCCAGGAGGTGTACGTCTTCACCCCGAAGGGAGATGTCATCGCCCTGCCGCAGGGCGCCACCCCCGTGGACTTCGCCTACTCGGTGCACACCGAGGTGGGGCACCGCACCATGGGCGCCCGGGTCAACGGCCGACTGGTCTCGCTGGAATCGGCACTGCAGACCGGCGACGTGGTGGAGGTGTTCACCTCGAAGGCGCCCGACGCCGGACCCAGCCAGGACTGGTTGACGTTCGTGCGCAGCGCGCGAGCACGCACGAAGATCCGCCAGTGGTTCTCCAAGGAGCGCCGCGAGGAGGCGGTCGAACGCGGCAAGGAGGAGCTCTCCCGGGCCATGCGCCGGCAGAACCTGCCGCTGCGGCGTCTGCTCACCCACGACACCCTGCAGACCGTCGCCGCCGACCTCCATCTCGCCGACGTCGACGCGCTGTACGCCGCGATCGGTGAGGGGCACACCAGTGCCCAGCACGTCGCCGAGCGCCTCACCGCGCTGCTCGGGGGTCCCGACGCGGTGGAGGAGGACATCGCCGAGACCACCGTCCCCACCAAGGCCCGCAGCCGGGTGGCGCGCAGCGCGGGCGATGCCGACCAGGGGGTGGTGGTCGATGGCCAGGACGATCTGTGGGTGAAGCTCGCCAAGTGCTGCACCCCCGTCCCCGGGGACCCGATCCTCGGCTTCGTCACGCGGGGTGCCGGGATCTCCGTACACCGGGAGGATTGCACCAACGTCCAGAACCTGCGGCATCACGAGGGCGATCGGATCGTGCCCGTGCACTGGTCCGGACGCCACCACGGCGCCTATCTGGTGCACATCAAGGTGGAGGCGCTGGACCGTCCGCGCCTGCTCACCGACCTGGCGCTGGTGATCTCCGAGCAGCAGGTGAACATGCAGTCCGCCAGCTGCCACTCCAATGCGGACCGGTTGGCCTCCGCCTACTTCTCGTTCGAGCTGGCCGAGCCCTCGCATCTGGCCTCGGTGCTCTCGGCCGTGCGCCGCGTGGAGGGCGTGTACGACGCGTTCCGCGTCACCGTCGACGGCAAGCCCGTCGCGCCGGCGACCGCCGGCGTGTGAGGCGGGCGCCCGGAGGAGTCCGATGCCCCTGCCCGGGCCTCACCCCGGCGCGAC encodes:
- the yajC gene encoding preprotein translocase subunit YajC, whose amino-acid sequence is MDLLPLILLFLVFMLPMLWLSSRQRKVQREQLAMLAALEVGDEVRTHSGFYGLVTELYDDVVILETESGAQTKWARQAIAFKVDPTTATGTLAGDQPEPVGDASVPQTSVDRRGDDLQADRPLDDPRDPRAER
- the secD gene encoding protein translocase subunit SecD, with the protein product MPARRIALAALAVLLLALGVGIGAGTRWGGWSPAPALALDLEGGTQVILHASSLDGRPVGRDAMDQARQIMAQRINAMGVAETEISVQGGDNIVVSVPGQMDQQTSAALRQTAAMSFRPVLAQMAPEGSSDAGGAPSDSAPDPSQQQFSGPVAPNPQADPAAPAASDGGGGSGGLPYPAWSDQWITPEVERQALAADCTDPRSVQEAAAGTPATEPMVVCDAAGTAKFVLGPEVVAGSEIRSADIGAESSPTGQPTGAFAVNMRFQESAAQDFAQMTSALYNQQGVTQSFAIVLDDQVISAPFVQEPSPGGEASITGNFSQETAQTLADQISFGALPLQFEVQSEQQISATLGTDQLEKGLLAGLIGLALVVVYALVQYRVLGLVTTASLIVMAALAYGVITVMSNLPEFGYRLSLAGVTGLIVSIAFTADSFIVYFERVRDEIRDGRGIVSAVDRGWERARRTIVASDAVNLIAAGVLYALSTGGVRGFAFTLGLATILDLLVVVLFTHPLLRSLVETRFFGKGHPWSGLDPAQLDRDVPAYAGRGRVRTPQERGRRGRAEVPAESLAARKARLAAEQGETRPDDPTGGEEAR
- the secF gene encoding protein translocase subunit SecF → MTTRMARLGNDLHAGRRSLPIVRRRRLWYLLSIVAILLLGTLAVLRGANLGIEFTGGSEFQVAGVASPDQEIAREIVREEVPGSEPSITVLGEDTVRVRTEQLDSDRTAQLGARLAEAYDVPPAGVSSSFIGPVWGADVTAKMLRGVAVFLALVAAVMALYFRDLRASLAAMIALVHDMLVTAAVYGVVGFEITPATVIGFLTILGYSLYDTIVVFDKVRENLEDPQQAHGRDMAGAVELAANQTLMRSVNTSVVALLPVGSILVIGALLMGAGTLKDISLALFVGILAGTYSSIFLAPGLLVDLRRLGGARRPATPPSRGGSVAAPTA
- a CDS encoding adenine phosphoribosyltransferase, which gives rise to MTDRPAALDETRLAELMRTHIAEYPDFPQPGVLFRDITPLLRDADALHAIIRHWASLLPADVEYIVGTEARGFVLGAPLAYELGAGFVPARKAGKLPGNPRRLSYDLEYGSATVEMAEGALPAGARTVVVDDLLATGGTAAATIALVREFGAELLGASFLIELEALGGRRQLPEVNVTVVWPIPD
- a CDS encoding RelA/SpoT family protein; this translates as MDDRSTAPGASAPEEGSTDSTPVLPPWRPRPRRSLFGYRNAPAEDRILAPLLQAIAKVSPKMDLALVRRAYAVASRAHHGQMRKSGDPYITHPVAVATILAELGSPKEVIAAALLHDTVEDTDYSLDALRDDFGEEIAVLVDGVTKLDKVTYGEAAQAETVRKMIVAMSRDVRVLLIKLADRLHNARTWKYVSSSSAERKAKETLEIYAPLAHRLGLNTMKWELEDISFQVLYPKVYEEIVSLVAEHAPARESYLRSVSGQINADLRAARIRAEVTGRPKHYYSIYQKMIVRGRDFADIYDLVGVRVLVDTVRDCYAVLGILHSRWSPVPGRFKDYIALPKFNLYQSLHTTVIGPTGKPVEIQIRTHEMHRRAEYGVAAHWKYKAKPGEGEISQSATEEAAWLRQLMEWQKETSDSGEFLESLRFEISSQEVYVFTPKGDVIALPQGATPVDFAYSVHTEVGHRTMGARVNGRLVSLESALQTGDVVEVFTSKAPDAGPSQDWLTFVRSARARTKIRQWFSKERREEAVERGKEELSRAMRRQNLPLRRLLTHDTLQTVAADLHLADVDALYAAIGEGHTSAQHVAERLTALLGGPDAVEEDIAETTVPTKARSRVARSAGDADQGVVVDGQDDLWVKLAKCCTPVPGDPILGFVTRGAGISVHREDCTNVQNLRHHEGDRIVPVHWSGRHHGAYLVHIKVEALDRPRLLTDLALVISEQQVNMQSASCHSNADRLASAYFSFELAEPSHLASVLSAVRRVEGVYDAFRVTVDGKPVAPATAGV